One Solea senegalensis isolate Sse05_10M linkage group LG3, IFAPA_SoseM_1, whole genome shotgun sequence genomic window carries:
- the chrnb1l gene encoding cholinergic receptor, nicotinic, beta 1 (muscle) like: MENYVNVRMNIFVIVCSCLCLTFTGASEVERRLHKKLFQNYNMKVRPAHYWEDKVMVRVGMTLSQLVSLNEKNGEMTTNVFMNLAWTDYRLSWNPKEYENINVLRIPPNKVWRPDIYLINNNDGQFDVALYVNVLVYSDGTVNWLPPAIYRSSCSIEVAYFPFDWQNCSMVFRSYTYDASEVDLQYFLDDNGNEIQEIVIDENAFTENGEWAICHKPSRKNIKEDLYEDITFYLIIERKPLFYIINIILPCILTSVLAIFVFYLPPGAGEKMTLSISVLIAQTVFMLLLADRVPETSLAIPIIVNYVMFTMILITFSVILSVVVLNLHHRTPSTHIMPNWVRMVFIHFLPKYIGMMRPNPEEDVVKKEPNDDTPMRSFNGRHPGGEYFFRKINLDLVIPWRDRCEDTVQLQRFPNTDNYCLILPPNLKSAIAAVTYMAEQLKKQDTDDTMTGDWQFIALVVDRLFLWLFVIITTLGTLAMFLDASFNYTPDNPFP; the protein is encoded by the exons ATGGAAAACTATGTTAATGTGAGAATGAACATATTTGTCATCGTATGCAGCTGCCTTTGTCTCACGTTCACAG GAGCCTCAGAAGTAGAGCGAAGGCTCCATAAGAAGCTCTTTCAGAACTACAACATGAAAGTCCGACCGGCTCATTACTGGGAGGACAAGGTGATGGTGCGCGTCGGGATGACTCTCTCTCAGCTCGTCAGCTTG AATGAAAAGAACGGCGAGATGACAACCAACGTGTTCATGAATCTG GCCTGGACAGACTACAGGCTGTCATGGAACCCTAAAGAATATGAAAATATCAACGTTTTGAGGATTCCCCCCAACAAGGTGTGGCGTCCAGACATCTACCTCATAAACAA TAACGACGGTCAGTTTGACGTGGCCCTGTACGTCAACGTCTTGGTTTACAGCGACGGGACGGTCAACTGGCTTCCTCCAGCCATCTACCGCAGCTCCTGCTCTATAGAG GTGGCGTACTTCCCATTTGACTGGCAGAACTGCAGCATGGTTTTCCGCTCCTACACCTACGACGCCTCTGAGGTGGACCTGCAGTACTTCCTGGATGATAATGGCAATGAGATTCAGGAGATTGTAATTGATGAGAATGCGTTCACTG AAAATGGAGAATGGGCCATCTGTCACAAACCCTCGAGGAAGAACATCAAGGAGGATCTGTACGAGGACATCACCTTCTATCTCATCATAGAGAGGAAGCCTCTTTtctacatcatcaacatcatcctGCCCTGCATCCTCACCAGCGTGCTGGCCATATTTGTCTTCTACCTGCCTCCTGGAGCAG GAGAGAAGATGACTCTCTCAATTTCTGTCCTCATCGCTCAGACTGtcttcatgctgctgctggctgacAGAGTCCCTGAGACCTCGCTCGCCATCCCAATTATTGTCAACTATGTCATGTTCACCATGATCCTGATCACCTTCTCTGTCATCCTGAGCGTGGTCGTCCTTAATCTGCACCACCGAACACCCAGCACACACATCATGCCAAACTGGGTTCGAATG GTGTTCATTCACTTCCTGCCCAAGTATATTGGCATGATGAGGCCAAACCCAGAGGAAGACGTGGTGAAGAAGGAACCTAACGATGACACGCCGATGCGAAGCTTCAATGGGCGCCACCCTGGAGGAGAATACTTCTTTCGTAAGATCAACCTTGATCTCGTCATACCCTGGAGAGACAG GTGCGAGGACACAGTGCAGCTCCAGCGGTTCCCGAACACTGACAACTACTGTCTGATCCTCCCTCCCAACCTGAAGTCAGCCATCGCCGCTGTAACATACATGGCTGAGCAGCTGAAGAAGCAGGACACGGATGACACG ATGACAGGAGACTGGCAGTTCATTGCTCTGGTGGTGGATCGTCTCTTcttgtggctgtttgtcatcatcaccacacTGGGAACCCTGGCTATGTTCTTAGATGCCAGTTTCAACTACACTCCCGATAACCCCTTCCcttag